The sequence CCATTATAATTGGTAAGGATGCACCTTGGATGTTCTGCTGTAATTCAGTGTcctgtgttctctctcttttAAAGGCCCTCCATAGGAACCTAACAATCCCAGCAGAACATGTATCAAATGCTTTCGTTCAGCCCTCTCAAGACTCTCGACTCAACGTTACCCTGCTCTTGAAGTTCCTCCTCTGGCTTGTGTTGCTGGGCCTTTTTGTGGAGCTTGAGTTTGGCCTGGCTTATTTCCTTCTCTCCATGTTTTATTGGCTATATGAAGGAACGCGAGGaccaggagagaggaggaaaggagaaAAAAGTGCGTACTCCGTGTTTAACCCGGGGTGCGAGGCCATCCAGGGAACACTGAATGCAGAACAGTTTGAGAGAGAACTACAGTACGGAACGATGGCTGGAATATAGGTGTGAAGAACCAGTAGAGTTAATTTCAATGAAACTGTCCACTGGCAGATTATCTGTTTCAGTACCTTGCTCACATGCTATCAGACCTGGCTCAGTCTACTCTTTGTGCTGTAGCCATGTGCAGTTCCAACACTGAGTATGATGGGTGTTAGTTCAGCTGCTTTCAGACTATAGACCATGCTCTTGGTGAATCCCATTTTCCACTGGACATAAGAAGAATGCACTTACCTGAGTGTATTAATGTGAAATTAATATGTTTGAACCATTGTCAAGAGTAAGCAGCTTGCAGACAGCCCAGAATTGATCTCATTGCTCATTATCAATGAGGTTTACAGAAACTTTGACTCATTCCAAGGGTGACAAGAAGACATTTGCAAGACACACCTTTTAACACACTTTCTTGTTgtcatacatttaaaagaaacacTTAAAATGTTCTTAGAGAGAAGCACAATTTGCATTTGCTGCGAGTGTCCTTTGTGATGTCTGCCTCCCATGTTACTTTGCATTGCTCCATCATAAATACCCATACTCACCAGTCCATAATGAATTTGTGAATGTGGGTGCTTGGACAGCATTTGCGGGATTAGCGAAAGTTCTTCCTATTCTTTAGGGcaggggttcccaactccagtcctcaaaaccccccaccaacaggtcagattttcaggatatccctgcttcagaacaggtgactcaatcagagtgtcagtcgaagactgcaccaccggtgctgaagcaggaatatcctgaaaaacggacctgttggagggtggggtgggggaatggggagttcttgaggactggagtggagaacccctgctttaggGGATAGATTTTAAAAGAATTGAACACTATGAACAATAGGTACAATAAGTTTAGTTAATAGCAGCCGCAATAATGACATTGACAACTACTGTATCAACTCCTCTACCCTGGCCCCACCAGGAATTTAGGGAAACAAACACAGAACCAGCAGCAGAACATGTGAATATAATACATTGTAAAGCACTTTACCCCATTGTTTCTACACGTGACAGCCAAGTCTGGTACAGAAGGGGGTTTAATAATCTCCCATGCAAgatattttcttttggagcatgtTAGTGCTGCTGTGCCTTAATTGTCCATATATACCAAACTGCCTTTGTCAACTGAATTGTATTTAAAATGAGAAATCTTTGATCTGCTACAATTCTGCCTGTACTAAACTCTACAGCCACTAGGTGACAGACTGCCCACACAGGTAGGAGCTTAGGCAGAAAGAACATTTCTCAGACGCCACTCATTATTGTTCTTTTTACCCAACACCATTGGATTTTGCACTGGGACATAACGCTAAACAGAATGATCAGAATATACCGTAATATCCTAATTTGTAAAGCGAGGAAATGCCAGGGTGGAAATCATAGACCATACCCCATTGCTTCTGCAAATATTATCCATGTTCTGTTTCattgatttaaaataaaaacatgaacaGTTGGTTGTGCTTTTTACTTTGATCCAttggttgattttttttttatgaaaaggTGTATTTTGGGGTATTTCGGGACCCTCCAGTCCAACAATTCCAGCTCTGGTTTGTTGCTGTTTTAATACCTATGATTGTGGACACTGCTCCCCATTCTTGTGCTTTATCAATGCTGACTGTGTTGCCAGGTTTTCCTATGTGTGGTAGAAGCTGGGCTGGTAATACTCATTGCTTGGGGGGCATATATGAGAAACTAGAGTAGTCTTAAAGAACAACTACACTGCTGTGTCGTCCTTGTCTGCCAAGATGGGCAATGCTACTTAACGGTTTTATTTACTGATGCAACTCTGGAAAGACCAAATACAAAGAATTTTCAGGGTCCATTAGAGTTACCACCTCTTTGGGTTTGACCAAAAATCTCAGGATTTCATTAGGATTTCTCAGGTTTCAGCAGACGGGCTGGAGAACCATCTCCCTGGGCAGCTGCTGCTTGATGCTGGGGCGGGGGTTTCACTACACACAGGCAGTACCTTCTCCTCCTGCCTGTTTCCCTGCCCCAGTCTGAAGCagctcacacacagacaggaccagAACAGCCCTATCCCGCCCAGGTAAGAAAGCATGTGATgtgatggagtgtgtgtgtgttgtgtgtgtgttgtgtgtgtgcaagtgtattAAATTATCAGTGCATTTCAGACTCAAGAAATGTCGTCAAAAGTAAGAACAGACTGCACACATCACAGACACTCTGACAACTGAAATGGCACAGGTCTAACTTAGGGTgaccagtcccgtttttttggtCTTTGTCCCGGATCTCGAATTTCATGAAATGTTCCGTTTTTTGTCCGTTTCCGTTTTTTGTCCGTTTGAGCATGCGCAATGGGCACTTGCCGATCACACATGCGCGGCAGGCGCTCGTTGTTTCTGCGACGTTGGTCCCGGTTTGTCCTGGGAGAAATATGGTCACCTTAGTTTGACTTCTTCCAAGGGGGAATGTTTTCTTTAGTAAACCAGGTGCTACTTTGGTGCAAGGCAAACATCTTTACTGTATAACATCCCCTCCCATTCATGTCACTTGTGTACCAGGTGGAATACACCATACTGTCACCATTCAACTGTACAGAGTCTTTcaacaaagtttttttttaattttattttccactatggaaagaaaaaaacaggtgggtatagtggttcaggggtgggtggttaggcctcccgggtgggtagcgggggaaggtgggttaaccccgtaattactataacggttattaaccgctatggtgattaaggggtcaggggccattagattgtattatttattgtattctttctggcaacggaggacatgatcctgcagtatgctgataagTATACCTTTCATgatagcaggggtaagtagaaaggtttatatACTTTATTTCTGCTACTTGGCTAATGTTTGacttaataatgggcaaattagctatcatccatatttggataatagttattttgacaaATTCCGGtaatgtatgtgttgggggtggggggaggtgtatttattgcaatgtattccaaattttattttttgatatagcaTTGTTACAGCAGGCTAGCggagacccacggggaccaccaatCGAGTACCCCTGGACACGAAcgaggaccacctgaggacccccggacacccatgggaaccacccgagggcccccacacagccgtggggaccacccgagggtccccagacaccctCAGAGAccacccagacacctgcggggaccacctggaggcccacagacacccgcggggaccacccgtaacacccgccggcctctggtatcaatcctgtgtatcaaaaaataaatgatgtttTATGTGGGGACACGGGGTggattgtgtattggtggttagtacatattgtaatgtttatttgaGGCAGAGTGGGtaaatgaagggccaagtaccctctTCACTTACCCCCTCTGTCCCCATTAAAGCTGCTGTagttccttaaccccttctctgccttaacggttagccgctaaggtaatgaagttgactgtaaatgcaattttattgcatcggattgatgccgggggtctctgttgctgatattaatggatatctgcTGTGGAagctcccggcatcaatccaatgcaggaaaaatgtattattttttctaagtctcatctccccgcttctcggcagcttctcaccacattCTAGCCAActttttgagaggaaatctcaattctagagcgacGATTAGCCTCCATAatctaatcggggctactagaatggCACGAAATTGAAAACctggcaataagtggcttatcgctgcgtTTGGCGAATTTTTTCTCTCTgcaaaaaaaattgttaaaaagtTCTCTTATtgcccacttatcggggcttactcgGGGGCAGTAGGCTTTATTGGCGTTAAAGTGGCGATAAGTTGcatatcgctgcttactgcatagaccccaatATCGTTAAAATTATCACTTATATTTTTACTAATATCACAATTAAGTTTATTATCAACTTTTGACACATTTGCACAACCTGTATATAACACATTTTAGGTACCCAATGCTCCATATTAATCCCAATTTGATTATATATGTACACTTCTCGCTATTTCACTATTTTTATTTCGTGCGCAACATTTTTGTCTTTTACTGTCATTATGTCCAAGGGCGGACTGCCACTTTACGCTGGGAGAGCCAGTGGTGCAGTAATGTATGCCAGGCACTTAGGGGGTTAAGAGAAAAATGGGTAGAGATTTGTTTTGTGATTCTGGTCTGGCCGTGACTGCCAATCCTGTGTCATAGGACTGGATGTGATGAATTTGAGAGAAAACTGTAAAGTGTGACAGTTTAATCCAGAGCGTATTAGCGGTTTCTAAATTGCGTCAAATGAAATCAAGTTCCTGTGATAACAGTGGGAGACTATTGATTGGACTGAGCCCGGGGGGTCAGAAAAATGTATACAAAATAACAGCTTGTGGCTACAGTAAATAACACTGAGCATAACTAATATTAaacagccttcatcgtgggtttAACTCCACACACATCTGGAGCTGTATTTTCCACCAGCTTTGCATAT comes from Ascaphus truei isolate aAscTru1 chromosome 4, aAscTru1.hap1, whole genome shotgun sequence and encodes:
- the SAYSD1 gene encoding SAYSvFN domain-containing protein 1 → MEQKLAEFRARKEQVQHESGKANEGATKGHGEPKPKGESVTAMVREKLQHLWRGSGKMDEASETLISNQDTEALHRNLTIPAEHVSNAFVQPSQDSRLNVTLLLKFLLWLVLLGLFVELEFGLAYFLLSMFYWLYEGTRGPGERRKGEKSAYSVFNPGCEAIQGTLNAEQFERELQYGTMAGI